One part of the Brevundimonas sp. NIBR11 genome encodes these proteins:
- a CDS encoding DHA2 family efflux MFS transporter permease subunit, with translation MTAATLDGAPRPAAEPKVNWTLLILGFAGMVIGQFMAILDIQIVAASLPQIQSGIGASADEISWIQTAYLIPEVVMIPLSGYLSRLWGTQKVFLISCGGFVIMSIAVGLSSSVEVMIFFRAIQGFVGGAMIPTVFATAFTAFPPSKRVTASVFIGLIVTLAPTVGPTLGGHLTELASWRWLFFINVPFGLLSFFLVWRYANFDKGDPSLSKGFDWLGLGLMATFLMSLQFVLEEGSKNDWFADDQILLLSVVAGLCGPAFIWRSLTYYNPVVELRAFNNRNFMVGVVMTFTVGAALFGGTFLLPLFLARVRDYSPAEVGTTMVVSGLAMFATGPFAGRLVRVLDLRVLMFSGFMLCAWGMWDAHAVTTEWGFWDFAGVQALRGVGVMMAMIAAQQVTMSTLPPHMVKNASGLVNLFRNVGGAFGLAMLNTSLTTNTALHMSELTQAIPQTDTRMREMLTGMASMMSGSIDPDGAALKAVYGILQRQATTLAFGDAFAMLALGCAFAAFVTLLSRPVRPGTGAPPPADAH, from the coding sequence ATGACCGCCGCCACGCTGGACGGGGCGCCCCGCCCCGCCGCCGAGCCGAAGGTTAACTGGACCCTGCTGATCCTCGGCTTCGCCGGGATGGTCATCGGCCAGTTCATGGCGATCCTGGACATCCAGATCGTCGCCGCCTCCCTGCCCCAGATCCAGTCTGGCATCGGCGCATCGGCCGACGAAATCAGCTGGATCCAGACCGCCTATCTGATCCCCGAGGTCGTGATGATCCCCCTGTCGGGATATCTGTCGCGGCTCTGGGGGACCCAGAAGGTCTTCCTGATTTCCTGCGGCGGCTTCGTGATCATGTCGATCGCGGTCGGTCTGTCGTCCTCGGTCGAGGTGATGATCTTCTTCCGCGCCATCCAGGGTTTTGTCGGCGGGGCCATGATCCCGACCGTCTTCGCCACGGCCTTTACAGCCTTCCCCCCGTCCAAGCGCGTCACGGCGTCCGTCTTCATCGGCCTCATCGTCACCCTGGCCCCCACCGTTGGCCCGACGCTCGGCGGTCACCTGACGGAACTGGCCAGTTGGCGCTGGCTCTTCTTCATCAATGTGCCGTTCGGCCTGCTGTCCTTCTTCCTGGTCTGGCGCTACGCGAACTTCGACAAGGGGGATCCGTCGCTGTCGAAGGGCTTCGACTGGCTGGGTCTCGGCCTCATGGCCACCTTCCTGATGAGCCTGCAGTTCGTGCTGGAGGAAGGGTCCAAGAACGACTGGTTCGCCGACGACCAGATCCTGTTGCTCTCGGTCGTGGCCGGGCTGTGCGGCCCAGCTTTCATCTGGCGGTCGCTGACCTACTACAATCCGGTCGTCGAGCTACGGGCCTTCAACAACCGCAACTTCATGGTGGGGGTCGTGATGACCTTCACAGTCGGTGCGGCCCTGTTCGGCGGCACCTTCCTGTTGCCCCTATTCCTGGCGCGGGTGCGCGACTATTCGCCGGCCGAGGTCGGCACGACCATGGTCGTCTCGGGCCTGGCCATGTTCGCCACGGGACCGTTCGCGGGTCGTCTGGTCCGGGTTCTGGATCTGCGCGTCCTCATGTTCTCGGGCTTCATGCTGTGCGCATGGGGCATGTGGGACGCCCATGCCGTGACCACCGAATGGGGCTTCTGGGATTTTGCAGGGGTCCAGGCCCTGCGCGGCGTCGGCGTCATGATGGCCATGATCGCCGCCCAGCAGGTGACCATGTCCACCCTGCCGCCACACATGGTGAAGAACGCCTCGGGGCTGGTGAACCTATTCCGAAATGTCGGCGGCGCCTTCGGCCTGGCGATGCTGAACACATCGCTCACGACCAACACCGCCTTGCACATGAGCGAGCTGACCCAGGCCATCCCCCAGACAGACACCCGCATGCGTGAGATGCTGACCGGCATGGCTTCCATGATGTCGGGCTCGATCGATCCGGACGGCGCGGCGCTCAAGGCGGTTTATGGGATCCTCCAGCGCCAGGCGACGACGCTCGCCTTCGGCGACGCCTTCGCCATGCTGGCCCTGGGTTGCGCCTTCGCCGCCTTCGTCACCCTGCTGTCCCGGCCGGTCAGACCGGGCACGGGCGCCCCGCCGCCGGCGGACGCGCACTGA